In Hypanus sabinus isolate sHypSab1 unplaced genomic scaffold, sHypSab1.hap1 scaffold_688, whole genome shotgun sequence, one genomic interval encodes:
- the LOC132389864 gene encoding zinc finger protein 16-like, translated as MAHQRVHTGKRPFTCSDCGKGFTYSSKLKVHQRVHTGYKPFTCSECGKGFAQSSELRSHERVHTGEKPFSCSVCGKSFTLSSLLLRHQSVHTGERPFTCSDCGKGFTRSFSLQRHQSVHTGEKPFSCSDCGRYSLSHPTYWYTSQFTLERGHSPAQSVGRDSFSHLIYRYTSEFTLGRGRSPAQSVGRDSLGHPTYKHTSQFTLERGHSPAQSAGRDSLGHPPYRVTCKFTLERGHSPAQTLGKDSAKSNECASLSSHWGESFDKLHAG; from the coding sequence atggctcaccagagagttcacactgggaagcggccattcacctgctcggactgtgggaagggattcacatactcatctaaactgaaggtacatcagcgagttcacactgggtataagccattcacctgctcagaatgtgggaaaggattcgctCAGTCATCCGAACTACGGAGTCAtgaacgagttcacactggggagaagccgttcagctgctcagtctgtgggaagagtttCACTTTGTCATCTCTCCTACTGaggcaccagtcagttcacactggggagaggccattcacctgctcagactgtgggaagggattcactcgatcattctccctacagagacaccagtcagttcacactggggagaagccattcagctgctcagactgtgggaggtattcactgagtcatcccacctactggtacaccagtcagttcacactggagagaggccattcacctgctcaatctgtgggaagggattcattcagtcatctcatctacagatacaccagcgagttcacactggggagaggccgttcacctgctcagtctgtgggaagggattcactcggtcatcccacctacaagcacaccagtcagttcaccctggagagaggccattcacctgctcagtctgcgggaagggattcactcggtcatccaccctacagagtcacctgCAAGTTCAccctggagagaggccattcacctgctcagacattgGGAAAAGATTCAGCCAAATCCAATGAATGTGCATcgttgagttcacactggggagaaagtttcgataagctgcatgctggataa